The Cucurbita pepo subsp. pepo cultivar mu-cu-16 chromosome LG08, ASM280686v2, whole genome shotgun sequence genome contains a region encoding:
- the LOC111799889 gene encoding 1-aminocyclopropane-1-carboxylate oxidase homolog 1-like yields the protein MAVDGCILTPLSKVGENYHRPTELKAFDDSKAGVKGLVDAGVTEIPRIFYQPPEDYHSDNVAGETPYKIPVIDLEHVDRNSLKRKFTIDRIREASEKLGFFQLINHGIPAAVLEEMKEAVKRFNEQCTEVKKQYYTRNTTKPLIYNSNFDLYSAAATNWRDTIGYISAPVPPNPQDLPEIIRDNLVDYSKRVMEIGNLLFELLSEALGLTPNYLKDIGCCEGLAIGCHYYPPCPQPHLTLGTSEHSDNVFITVLYQDHIGGLQIRHQKKWVDVPPVDGALVVNIGELMQLITNDRFISVAHRVLAKQEGPRISVASFFSTLYLPNSKLYGPIKELLSEENPAKYRETTIRDFHLQYRADGLGTSSLQHLKL from the exons ATGGCGGTCGACGGATGTATCCTCACTCCGTTATCCAAAGTGGGTGAAAACTACCACAGACCCACCGAGCTCAAAGCTTTTGACGATTCTAAAGCTGGCGTTAAAGGGCTAGTCGACGCAGGTGTTACTGAAATTCCACGCATCTTTTACCAGCCACCGGAAGATTACCACTCCGACAACGTCGCCGGCGAAACACCGTACAAAATTCCGGTGATCGATCTCGAACACGTGGACAGAAATTCCCTCAAACGCAAATTCACCATCGACAGAATCCGAGAAGCTTCAGAGAAATTGGGTTTTTTTCAATTGATCAACCATGGGATTCCGGCGGCGGTGCTGGAAGAGATGAAAGAAGCGGTTAAGAGATTTAACGAACAATGCACGGAAGTGAAGAAACAATACTACACTCGCAACACGACCAAGCCTTTGATTTACAATAGCAATTTCGATCTGTACAGCGCAGCCGCCACGAATTGGAGGGACACGATTGGTTACATAAGTGCTCCTGTTCCTCCCAATCCACAGGACTTGCCGGAGATTATCAG AGATAATTTGGTGGATTACTCGAAAAGAGTGATGGAAATTGGGAATTTGCTGTTTGAATTGCTGTCGGAGGCTTTGGGGCTGACCCCAAATTACTTGAAGGACATAGGGTGCTGCGAGGGGCTGGCAATTGGGTGCCACTATTACCCACCCTGCCCGCAGCCACATTTGACACTGGGCACATCCGAGCACAGTGACAATGTCTTCATCACTGTTCTGTATCAAGACCACATCGGCGGCCTTCAGATCCGCCACCAGAAAAAGTGGGTCGACGTCCCACCGGTCGATGGCGCGTTGGTCGTCAACATCGGAGAGCTTATGCAG TTGATAACAAACGACAGATTCATAAGCGTGGCGCATAGGGTATTGGCGAAACAGGAGGGTCCAAGAATCTCAGTGGCGAGCTTTTTTAGTACGCTTTATTTGCCGAACTCGAAACTGTATGGACCCATAAAGGAACTGTTATCGGAAGAAAATCCGGCCAAGTACAGAGAAACCACGATCAGAGACTTCCATCTCCAGTATCGTGCCGATGGGCTTGGGACTTCCTCTCTGCAGCATCTCAAGCTTTGA
- the LOC111799718 gene encoding uncharacterized protein LOC111799718 gives MGFFSFLGRVLFASIFILSAWQMFNEFSNNGGSAAAELSPKVAVLRRNLSSKLGVAIPDIDVTHLVAISLSLKGIGGLLFVFGSSVGAYLLLLQLAIITPVLYDFFNISPQKPFFGILLGDFLQHIALFGALLFFLGMKNTVPKRQPKKKAPKTKTY, from the exons ATGGGGTTCTTCTCCTTCCTTGGACGGGTCCTCTTTGCCTCCATCTTCATCCTCTCCGCTTGGCAAAT GTTTAATGAGTTTAGTAACAATGGTGGGTCAGCGGCTGCGGAATTGTCTCCAAAGGTAGCTGTTTTGAGGAGAAATTTATCATCCAAGCTGGGGGTAGCGATACCTGATATTGAT GTTACACACTTGGTTGCCATTTCTTTATCTCTTAAAGGAATTGGAGGCCTTCTGTTTGTTTTTGGAAGCAGCGTTGGAGCTTATCTCCTG CTTCTGCAATTGGCTATAATCACTCCGGTTCTTTATGATTTCTTCAACATTAGCCCCCAGAAGCCTTTTTTCGGTATCCTGCTTGGCGATTTCTTGCAG CACATTGCACTTTTTGGTGCTCTGCTGTTCTTCTTGGGGATGAAGAACACAGTTCCAAAGAGGCAACCGAAAAAGAAGGCGCCGAAAACAAAAACGTATTAG